A segment of the Symmachiella macrocystis genome:
GCAGGTAATGCACGGCGACTAACAGCACGTCGCCGGTTTGGCGTTTGACGATACGGCCTTCGAGGTTCTCGAACGGGCCGCTGGTCACGCGGACCTGCGCGCCGGGAATCAGTTTGGATTGCGGACGCACGGTGGCGCCCGATTCCAGTGCCTGCTGCACTTGACGCAAATCAAACGTCAACTGCTCGCCGTCGGGAACTTCCAGAATGCGGATGATGCGGTCGGTTAGCATCGCGCGAAACCGGTCCGTATGATCCCCATAGATGAACAGATAACTAGGAAACAACGGCAGATACGACGTGCACTTGCGCCCCTTGGGGGTGCGGTACTGGTGCTGTTGCACCGGCAGGTGAAACCAGATGTCGTCCCGAGCCAGCCGCCGCGCGAGAGTCTTCTCACTGCGCGGACGCGTATGCACTGCAAACCACTGCCGATCCTGCGCAGTATCCACCTGAATCGCATCGAACAAATTGTCCGGATAGAGTTCAGGTTCTTGGGCAAGGATGGGCATCGTTCACAACGGTCGGGGAGGACCGCTTCCACTATTGTGCAAAGGACAACAAATATCAGGCCAGTGAGGCAACACATCCCCCCTCTCCTTCTGGGAGAGGGCCGGGGTGAGGGGTTTCGCCCTACAAACACCTTACCTTAGGAATCGACCCTTTGCAGTGGGAATGATGAGAATCCGCAACGCAAATGATGGATTATTGCATCCTCTCGCGTTTCCCCAGTCATGTTTTCGCGCAACGCCCCGACTTCCGTGCCGATTAGCGCGACCCTAACAGCTGTATGTTTTCTTCGGGCGTTACCATTTAGGGAACGACCACAGCTCCCAACCACACCCGCCCGACTCACGCGTTGGCTGTCGTAGCCAAGCTCACGTAGTAGTCAATTGTTTCCTTCAGCCCGGTCTCGAAATCGATTTCTGGGTTGTAGCCTAAATCGCGTTGGGCAGCGGAGATGTCGGCCCAGGAGTTCTTGACGTCTCCCGTGCGCGCCGGAGCATAGATCGGATCGAATGGTTTATTCAGCGAATCGCAGATGGCCCGCAAGAGGTCATTGACACTCAAACTGCCACCGCAGGCGACGTTGTAGACGTTGCCTGAAACTTTTTCCGCTGCGGCCTCAGCTGCCAATAGGTTGGCGTCCGCGACGTTGCCGACAAACGTAAAGTCGCGAGATTGTTCGCCGTCGCCGTAAATAGTGGGACGTTCGCCGCGCAACAGTGCGGCGACAAACAGCGGGATAACGGCTGAGTACGGACTGTTCGGATCCTGGCGGGGACCGAAGACATTGAAGTAGCGAATCCGCACCGTCTCCAGGTCGTACGAATTGGCGAAGGCTTGGCAATACAATTCGCCGGCCAGTTTCGCAGCGGCATACGGCGAGAGCGGTCCGGGCAAATGCGCCTCGGCTTTGGGCATGATCGGCGAGTCTCCGTAGGCGCTGCTGGAGGCGGCATAAACCACGCGCCGCACACCCGCCTTACGACAGCTATCGAGCAGAACCACCGTGCCGGTGACACAGGCATCGTGCGTATCAAGCGGACGGTCAATGCTTCGAGGCACCGACGCCAAGGCGCCTTGATGAAACACCACATCGATCCCCTCGACCGCCGCCGCCATCTTGTCGACGTCCTGCAGGTCCCCTTCGACGAATTCCACGGCATCGCCCAGATGCGCGAAGTTTTCGGTCGTCCCCGTGCTGAGATTGTCGTAGACCCGCACCTTATCGCCCCGTTTGACCAATCGCTCGGCAATATGTGAGCCAATGAATCCCGCACCGCCGGTCACCAAATATTTTGCCACTGGAAACGTTCCTTATCTGTTGTTTTCGGAAAACCTGATGGGAGTTCGAATTCGACGCGGTTGGGTGCGCCCGTGTTTCTTTTATTTGATTATGTTTTTTGAATATGTGCTGTTCCGCCGGAGGCTGAGCGAGACAGTGCCCTGCGTGAGATTTGCTTATAACGCAATCAGGGGCCGGCGTGAATATCTGCTGGGGATTGGGATGGGGAATCGAGCCAAGCCAATGGAGTGCCAAACTCCATGCCGCAGCGTTTGGCACCGGGAATCATCTTGTCCAATGCTGCCGCTGTGTGGGGTGCGGTGGCATGCAGCCGCACGATGTCTCCCCCTCGGATGGGGTTGTTCGCCAGCGTTAAGGACAATTTTGCAGGGGAAGGAGAATCCGCGTCGCTCGGATCATGGTTCCAAAGCACGACCGTCTGATTTCGTCGCCACAGTTCCCGCATGTGCGACATCGACGGCTTGGCTTGCGCGGGTCGGTACAACCGGGGCGACTCGCCCGTGACCTTGCGAATCCAATGTTCGGTCATCAACAACTCTTCCACCAATTCCTGCTCGGTCTTGGGGGCGGAGCCCTGTTGATAATAGCCACGTTGGCCAATCACGTGCCCTTTCTGGGCGATGAGGGCCACCAGATCGGGAAAGCGTTTAGCTTTTTCACCAGTGACGAAAAACGTCGCACGAAGTCGGTGCGCGGCGAGCACCTTAAGAATTGCCGGCGTGTGTTCGGCGTGCGGGCCGTCATCGAACGTCAGTGCAGCAATCCGACTTTCGGGCGGGCCGTTGAGCATAAGTTTTTGCCGAGAAACGGTGGCAGCCACACCGCGATTCCACATGTAGCGCGGTGAAAACACCGACGGACGGCTTCGCGGGGCACCAATCAAAAACACGACGCGTTCCTCCTCGGGGGCATTGACCACAGCCGGGGAAAAGGGTCGCGACACACGGGAGTTTTGCCGGCGGGGGACCGTCAATTATACAGCAAAAACCGACCGAGACCGGCTGCAAAACAGTCAACAGGGGCTTTGCCAATCGATGCGTAAGCCCGCAATCGTCATGATCGGTGCAACCGCTGAATTCGTCGGGACATTCGCGGATGTCGCAGCGGTTGTTCGTCTCAAGTCCGGGTCACCCCGCCCCTTCATACGCTCATCATGTCCGGGAACAGTCGGTCCAAGCCTTTTCGCAACTTCGCGATTGCCTTGTGATGCAATTGGCGGACCCGTTCCTTGCTGACGTGTAATTCTTGCGACAAGCTTTGCAGCGTCCGCGCGGTTCCCGACGGGCCGATGCCGAATCGTTCCTGGATAATATACTGTTCGCGCTCATCCAACTGCTCGTCGAGTTGAGCCAGAATCTCACCGACCTGGGCATCGCTGAATTCGAATTTGTCGGATTCTTGCTCGCTATTGTCGGACAATTCATTGAGATACTCATCCGCCATGGCCACTTCATGCGTATTTCGACGTTTGGCATTGCGAAAATGACGGAAGAAGTGCCGCTGCACGGAATGCGTGGCATAGGTGCTGAATCGGTATCCGCGGGAGTAGTCAAACTTCTCAATCGCTTTCATCAAAATCATGTTTCCTTCACTGACTAGCTCTTCAAAGGAAAACCGGGGGCCAGCAAAGCGACGTGCGATCGAGACGACCAATCGCAGATTAGATTCCGCTAGCAAATTGCGCACACCGTCGGCCGCTTCCAAGAACCGACGTAAATTTTGAGTCAACTTGCGTTGCGGTCGATCCGGGTCGAGCGCGACACGACACAAATTCGCGCGGTATTTCAAGTAGTTCATCTTGCGAAACAACGCCGCTTCTCCCTCAGCCGTTAATAACGGAATGGTGTAGAGGTTTGCCAAATAAGCGGGAAGCCCGTCCGGAATCGTTGTTTCCGACGACGGCTGTCGGCGATGTATTCCCGCCTCCTGCACTAACTGTTCAATAGTGTCGATGTCTAGATGCTCGAATTCCCCATTATGGATATAGGCAATTTCCTCCTGCAGAAGCTGCAGTACTTCTTCGCGTTGCTCGGGGCTGACGGATTTTTTCGCACAGGCGGATTGACTCGACCGTTGTGCAGTTTTTGTTCGACTTGCAACCAGTACCATGGACATGACAATTCGCCTTTCTCGCGGGTCGCCCCAGAAACACAAAAAACGTTCAAAACGTTCAGTTCAACCCCACTCTAGACCCTCCCTTGCCTGGCGTCAACCCTTATATCGTCCAAATCGTTCATTAAAATCATTAAAAACTGCTAATCCCTTAGATCCCTTCGCCAAAAAAACGTGCAATTCGTTCGCCTTGGTCGTCTGCCTGGCTATAATCGCTCCGAAAGGAAGGTGTTATGGCGCGGGAAGTGAATACGATGAGCGAACTGGTTTCACCGAAACAGGTTGCACGCGCGATTGGCGTGAGCGAATCCTCTTTGAAACGCTGGTGCGACCGGGGTCTGATTGAGACGATTCGCACTGCAGGCGGGCACCGAAAACTGGCGATTAGTAGTGTCCTGGAATTTATTAAAACTTCTGGACTCAATATCGCTGATCCAGCGGTTCTGGGACTGCCTGCTTCAACTGGACAAGGCCCCAGGACGTTGAATGCGGCGCAGCGACAACTCATCAAATCGTTGGTCGCAGATGACGAACAGGCTTGTCGACAGGTCGTTTTTGATCTCGTCTTAGCGAATCACAAATTCAGCAGCATTGGCGACGCAGTGATCGCACCGGCGTTTGCCGAGATTGGTGAGAAGTGGGACTGTGGCGAAGTCGAGGTTTACCAGGAGCGCCATTCTTGCGAAATGTGCCTGCGTGTTTTGCACGAGTTGCGGGCGACATTGCCTGCGGTGGATCCAGACGCTCCACTAGCGATGGGAGGTGCCTTAGCGGGCGATCATTACTCATTGTCGACCACCTTAGTGGAGTTGGTTCTCCGCGAAAATGGCTGGAACGCCGAGACGCTTGGCAACAACCTCCCTGCCGAGACGCTGGTGCATGCAATTGAGCAAAAGCGACCGAAGTTATTTTGGATTAGTGCTTCTCACATTGCGGACACACCGCAATTCTTGCTGGATGTCGAACAGATCTATGCGACAGCACAGGCAAACGGAGCGGCTTTAGCAATTGGCGGTCGGGCGATGACCGAAGAGTTGCGAAAACAGATGACGGCCCATGCATTTTGCGACACGCTGGGACATCTGGAATCGTTCGCATCGACACTCCGGCCGGCATCAACTTAATGTTGCGAAAAAACGAATATAACGTACATTGCCAATTCTGGTCGGCGCACTAGAAACCTTCAGCACGCTGAATGGCGTGGTCTGGCAATCTCTCT
Coding sequences within it:
- the nusG gene encoding transcription termination/antitermination protein NusG, producing MPILAQEPELYPDNLFDAIQVDTAQDRQWFAVHTRPRSEKTLARRLARDDIWFHLPVQQHQYRTPKGRKCTSYLPLFPSYLFIYGDHTDRFRAMLTDRIIRILEVPDGEQLTFDLRQVQQALESGATVRPQSKLIPGAQVRVTSGPFENLEGRIVKRQTGDVLLVAVHYLQQGITISLEDCQIEAI
- a CDS encoding SDR family oxidoreductase; this encodes MAKYLVTGGAGFIGSHIAERLVKRGDKVRVYDNLSTGTTENFAHLGDAVEFVEGDLQDVDKMAAAVEGIDVVFHQGALASVPRSIDRPLDTHDACVTGTVVLLDSCRKAGVRRVVYAASSSAYGDSPIMPKAEAHLPGPLSPYAAAKLAGELYCQAFANSYDLETVRIRYFNVFGPRQDPNSPYSAVIPLFVAALLRGERPTIYGDGEQSRDFTFVGNVADANLLAAEAAAEKVSGNVYNVACGGSLSVNDLLRAICDSLNKPFDPIYAPARTGDVKNSWADISAAQRDLGYNPEIDFETGLKETIDYYVSLATTANA
- a CDS encoding polysaccharide deacetylase family protein; protein product: MSRPFSPAVVNAPEEERVVFLIGAPRSRPSVFSPRYMWNRGVAATVSRQKLMLNGPPESRIAALTFDDGPHAEHTPAILKVLAAHRLRATFFVTGEKAKRFPDLVALIAQKGHVIGQRGYYQQGSAPKTEQELVEELLMTEHWIRKVTGESPRLYRPAQAKPSMSHMRELWRRNQTVVLWNHDPSDADSPSPAKLSLTLANNPIRGGDIVRLHATAPHTAAALDKMIPGAKRCGMEFGTPLAWLDSPSQSPADIHAGP
- a CDS encoding sigma-70 family RNA polymerase sigma factor → MSMVLVASRTKTAQRSSQSACAKKSVSPEQREEVLQLLQEEIAYIHNGEFEHLDIDTIEQLVQEAGIHRRQPSSETTIPDGLPAYLANLYTIPLLTAEGEAALFRKMNYLKYRANLCRVALDPDRPQRKLTQNLRRFLEAADGVRNLLAESNLRLVVSIARRFAGPRFSFEELVSEGNMILMKAIEKFDYSRGYRFSTYATHSVQRHFFRHFRNAKRRNTHEVAMADEYLNELSDNSEQESDKFEFSDAQVGEILAQLDEQLDEREQYIIQERFGIGPSGTARTLQSLSQELHVSKERVRQLHHKAIAKLRKGLDRLFPDMMSV
- a CDS encoding B12-binding domain-containing protein translates to MAREVNTMSELVSPKQVARAIGVSESSLKRWCDRGLIETIRTAGGHRKLAISSVLEFIKTSGLNIADPAVLGLPASTGQGPRTLNAAQRQLIKSLVADDEQACRQVVFDLVLANHKFSSIGDAVIAPAFAEIGEKWDCGEVEVYQERHSCEMCLRVLHELRATLPAVDPDAPLAMGGALAGDHYSLSTTLVELVLRENGWNAETLGNNLPAETLVHAIEQKRPKLFWISASHIADTPQFLLDVEQIYATAQANGAALAIGGRAMTEELRKQMTAHAFCDTLGHLESFASTLRPAST